One Lactobacillus crispatus DNA segment encodes these proteins:
- a CDS encoding pLS20_p028 family conjugation system transmembrane protein, whose amino-acid sequence MTNWLFYLTSFINPKYLDIFSGLVDWWQKSTNSGDYDPAKLQKVTEALQNAAPYLHYDDFLGRILNQTKWGIVKIFYGFANWASELATDSLDFSGILKSTGLNTNLINGVMGIAAGLMILTLTWIGIKIGTSSKAPQLKNVVWQLAISAFLIGNIQPITNWVVDQSTGVYKGFVQADNDKGTSSLPYQVVQANSNDLLAIIANNFSGFKINNGDTNTKWEGVSKDKNGEIKDQRQKDVHYGSFAMNKSDFDTATSGDLSTTISADLAEKLSNKANKSKEKPAWDPDNLRYKLAPTGVGTKSNVKGKAYSGYYATQVSQSNTAFFKIFNGGYERYSVQFFPVVVALLSMTVAFLLVCFVSVRAFVELAIMQVLSIIIFSTDLETGKRTKAAVQDIFSSALLIAFQGFELAFYRIVAVWMSSSDAGKIHDNPYLYAVGMIALTWALWEGSSKVQKFFGLDTGLKQGWSKVAGGIAATEYIAGKGKNLAEGAVGVARGSGKLAGAAIGEAQAWQAGSSTKAIAKENGASNSEAKQAGSYARRAFRSAHSDFKQNGGSAVDWNRAVNSGAVSETVQDEAARMMRNGGLTDNQYNTLHHNPYMQNRAEKNGGSAEPTGIGRDTSFVGNPNYDGKKETVATSNVDSAKNVNDQGKNTSVKPDNIQNQGIKTDDSKPKSNAAKESSTDGSIKSTGGAKTTGNDAKIPNTTVGEATNGSKTGKKETANDPRTNSASVTGSGSKRGEANSSSSSPTSSNAVDELPSLRDTQKSTSKLASQHRSNQQTTPPKPVGEGGRHLSNVSDFKGQDSHSKVTETAGTNHVDIERKAGRTEVSTHDVGNQGMSSVKDAMKSSVPSNTNRTVETQGNTNTVTEIKHDKTTINQQVENSAETKSPSSTNIGKLGHGDSRRKD is encoded by the coding sequence ATGACAAATTGGTTATTCTATTTAACTAGTTTCATCAATCCTAAGTATCTTGATATTTTTAGTGGTTTGGTAGATTGGTGGCAAAAATCAACCAATTCAGGTGATTATGATCCAGCCAAATTACAAAAAGTAACTGAAGCTCTACAAAATGCGGCACCTTATTTACATTATGATGATTTTTTGGGACGTATTTTGAATCAGACAAAATGGGGCATAGTTAAGATCTTTTATGGATTTGCCAATTGGGCAAGTGAACTAGCAACAGATAGTTTGGATTTCTCAGGAATCTTAAAATCCACAGGATTAAATACTAATTTAATTAATGGGGTAATGGGAATTGCTGCAGGGTTGATGATTTTAACCTTAACTTGGATCGGAATTAAAATTGGTACCTCAAGTAAAGCTCCTCAATTAAAAAATGTCGTTTGGCAATTAGCAATTTCAGCGTTCTTAATCGGAAATATTCAGCCAATTACAAATTGGGTGGTTGATCAGTCTACAGGTGTATATAAAGGCTTTGTACAGGCTGATAATGATAAAGGGACGTCAAGCTTGCCATATCAGGTAGTACAAGCCAATTCTAATGACCTATTAGCAATCATAGCTAATAATTTTAGTGGCTTCAAAATCAATAATGGGGATACTAATACCAAATGGGAAGGTGTTTCTAAAGATAAAAATGGTGAAATTAAAGACCAGAGACAAAAAGATGTTCACTATGGTTCATTTGCTATGAACAAGTCTGATTTTGATACTGCAACATCAGGCGATTTATCAACTACTATTTCAGCTGATTTAGCTGAGAAATTAAGTAATAAAGCAAATAAGTCTAAGGAAAAACCAGCATGGGATCCTGACAATTTGCGTTATAAATTAGCTCCTACAGGCGTTGGTACGAAATCAAATGTAAAGGGAAAAGCATATTCAGGATATTATGCAACCCAAGTAAGTCAAAGCAATACTGCCTTTTTCAAAATTTTTAACGGTGGATATGAACGATATTCAGTACAATTTTTCCCAGTTGTAGTTGCCTTACTTTCAATGACAGTTGCCTTCTTACTAGTTTGCTTTGTTTCAGTAAGAGCATTCGTGGAATTGGCAATTATGCAAGTATTATCAATCATTATTTTCTCCACTGATTTGGAAACTGGAAAGCGTACTAAAGCTGCGGTACAAGATATTTTTAGTTCAGCGTTGTTAATTGCATTCCAAGGCTTTGAATTAGCGTTCTATAGAATTGTAGCCGTGTGGATGAGTTCATCAGATGCAGGAAAGATTCATGATAATCCTTATTTATATGCAGTTGGAATGATTGCTTTAACTTGGGCACTTTGGGAAGGTTCAAGCAAGGTGCAAAAATTCTTTGGTTTGGATACTGGACTTAAGCAAGGTTGGAGTAAAGTTGCTGGAGGAATTGCAGCAACTGAATATATTGCTGGTAAAGGTAAAAATTTAGCTGAAGGCGCTGTTGGAGTTGCCAGAGGTTCTGGTAAGTTAGCAGGGGCAGCGATTGGTGAAGCTCAAGCTTGGCAAGCTGGTAGCTCTACTAAGGCTATTGCTAAAGAAAATGGAGCAAGCAATAGTGAAGCAAAACAAGCTGGCAGTTATGCAAGAAGAGCCTTTCGTTCAGCTCATAGCGACTTTAAGCAGAATGGTGGCAGTGCAGTTGATTGGAACAGGGCAGTAAATTCTGGCGCTGTATCTGAAACTGTACAAGATGAAGCCGCTAGAATGATGAGAAATGGTGGTTTAACTGATAATCAGTACAACACTTTACATCATAATCCATACATGCAAAACAGAGCTGAAAAGAATGGTGGCAGTGCAGAACCAACAGGTATTGGACGTGATACTTCATTTGTAGGAAATCCAAACTATGATGGCAAGAAAGAAACAGTTGCAACAAGCAATGTTGATTCAGCTAAAAATGTAAATGACCAAGGTAAGAATACATCAGTTAAACCTGATAATATTCAAAACCAAGGCATTAAGACCGATGATAGCAAGCCTAAATCAAATGCTGCTAAGGAAAGTTCAACTGACGGCTCTATTAAGTCAACAGGTGGAGCTAAGACAACTGGTAATGATGCAAAAATTCCAAATACCACAGTTGGTGAAGCAACGAATGGTTCAAAGACTGGTAAAAAAGAAACAGCAAATGATCCTAGAACTAACAGTGCTTCAGTTACTGGTTCAGGTTCAAAGCGTGGTGAAGCAAATAGCTCTTCAAGCTCACCAACAAGTAGTAATGCGGTCGATGAATTACCAAGCTTGAGAGATACTCAAAAATCCACTAGTAAGTTAGCAAGTCAACACCGTTCAAATCAACAAACCACACCGCCAAAACCAGTTGGTGAAGGCGGTAGACACTTAAGCAATGTTTCAGACTTTAAGGGACAAGACAGTCATAGTAAAGTAACTGAAACTGCTGGTACCAACCATGTAGATATTGAAAGAAAGGCTGGCAGAACTGAAGTATCTACTCATGATGTAGGCAATCAAGGAATGAGTAGTGTGAAGGATGCTATGAAGAGCAGCGTACCTTCAAACACTAATAGAACCGTTGAAACTCAAGGCAATACTAACACGGTGACTGAAATTAAGCATGATAAGACCACAATCAATCAGCAAGTTGAAAACTCTGCTGAAACTAAATCACCAAGTTCTACCAACATTGGCAAATTAGGTCATGGAGATAGCAGAAGAAAGGATTAG
- a CDS encoding VirD4-like conjugal transfer protein, CD1115 family, with product MRTKKRRSRINLKNARNKEKNLVKKGLYQVERQLHRPKNENKQSSNINFNYTKLITTLVIGIFIFLVIMWLLGAFHNVMLQTKSKNYNLFTNGLDLDKVGLAGLNFFKTQLKPMEILEVFAASVIIGGLLSQKFHFESQKVAHGQKGNARFTTVKELEDTYVKVPDHSQPGLDPKKPSFKGFGGFPIAHINRLGLTQKFPFITKHGYYFIDTSTVHNLIVGTSRSGKGETTILEQIDLVSRAEKQSSLVVNDPKGELYVASVNTLRKRGYDVYELNLDDPNKGIAFNPLQLIIRSWEQGDVEGAMQLVNSITYSLYFDKQAGQNKWVNDGAQSAVNGMIIALIEYCMNPKNFRDKKAHPEYITFVNIADLVNQLGQIDYTNPSDPYTQHNVLSEYFKHLEQGSIAKKEFGSTNFSGDKARGSIFSTVVQKLDIFTLPKNSRMTSMNTLEMKSIGFPKYLEFQLLDQRLYGELIKINFRDNHNKKLKTNEIRVSQKGFVENNFDVNLKTGSFVEIEAIAGHKRLKNTFKLKINPKVKKVEVSQVGKPEIKMENFKMHYSDKPIAVFMKIPDSDASNNLLATIFVNQLYTELSRQCRLVQGGKTIRRVQCIFDEFGSMIPLQNMDQIMTVSAGRNILFTLVIQSYAQLYSKYGKEDGQVIKENCQNKCLIMSTDSATNKEFSEACGNKTIETSNISKDQNGLAKNVSVSVDKVPLILPERLEHLAGGERLVLRPLTRMNKWGWAVVSHPIFNTGKTLMPFAHTFLTDDFNPKTNPDLVEKIDAHANINLKALEIDWSKWLTWTEQVTKQDEDGNAVVEEENLALQAYNQYHQSDANVQATTKDAKEEQEMKKSLKEEENQIPPFITNWLTEHDGDISDGTKQAILNEAIKLKDVPEGQKPSSIAFVNIIYKDKKLEDKNKEKNELTQEFSQSFNEYYQDK from the coding sequence ATGCGTACTAAAAAAAGAAGATCACGAATAAATCTAAAAAATGCTAGAAACAAGGAAAAGAATCTTGTAAAAAAGGGCTTGTATCAAGTTGAAAGACAATTACATCGTCCCAAAAATGAAAACAAGCAGTCTAGCAATATTAATTTTAATTATACGAAGCTGATAACAACGTTGGTTATAGGAATTTTTATCTTTCTAGTAATAATGTGGTTATTAGGAGCATTCCATAATGTCATGTTACAAACTAAAAGTAAAAACTATAACTTATTCACGAATGGTCTCGATTTAGATAAAGTGGGATTAGCTGGCTTGAATTTCTTTAAGACACAGTTGAAGCCCATGGAAATTTTAGAGGTATTTGCTGCTAGCGTAATTATTGGTGGATTGTTAAGTCAAAAATTTCACTTTGAAAGTCAAAAAGTCGCTCATGGGCAAAAGGGAAATGCCCGTTTTACTACAGTTAAGGAATTAGAAGACACCTATGTAAAAGTGCCTGATCATAGTCAACCAGGGTTAGATCCTAAAAAGCCTAGCTTTAAAGGTTTTGGTGGGTTTCCCATTGCTCACATTAATAGATTAGGATTAACCCAAAAATTTCCATTTATTACTAAACATGGCTATTATTTCATTGATACAAGTACAGTTCATAATTTGATTGTTGGTACTTCACGGTCTGGTAAAGGTGAAACTACTATATTAGAACAAATCGACCTAGTAAGTAGGGCTGAAAAACAATCGTCACTAGTCGTGAATGATCCTAAAGGAGAACTGTATGTTGCTTCTGTAAATACGTTGAGGAAGCGTGGCTATGATGTTTATGAATTAAATTTAGATGACCCAAACAAAGGAATCGCATTTAATCCGCTACAGTTAATCATTAGAAGCTGGGAGCAGGGCGATGTTGAAGGAGCAATGCAATTAGTTAACTCAATTACCTACTCGCTTTATTTTGATAAACAAGCAGGTCAAAACAAGTGGGTTAATGACGGCGCACAATCAGCTGTTAATGGTATGATTATTGCTTTGATTGAGTATTGCATGAATCCTAAAAACTTTAGAGATAAAAAAGCCCATCCAGAATATATTACTTTTGTAAATATCGCTGATTTAGTTAATCAGTTAGGACAGATAGATTATACTAATCCATCAGATCCATATACTCAACACAACGTTTTAAGTGAATACTTTAAGCATTTGGAACAGGGATCTATTGCTAAAAAAGAATTCGGTTCCACAAATTTCTCAGGTGATAAGGCAAGAGGCTCAATTTTTTCAACTGTTGTACAGAAACTAGATATTTTCACTTTACCGAAAAACTCACGCATGACCAGTATGAACACACTAGAAATGAAATCAATTGGTTTTCCAAAATATTTGGAGTTTCAATTGCTTGATCAACGACTATATGGTGAGTTAATTAAAATCAATTTTAGAGATAATCATAATAAAAAACTGAAAACGAATGAGATTCGTGTTAGTCAAAAAGGATTTGTTGAAAACAACTTTGATGTCAATCTAAAAACAGGAAGCTTTGTTGAAATTGAAGCTATTGCAGGACATAAGCGTTTGAAGAATACTTTTAAGTTAAAGATTAATCCTAAAGTTAAAAAGGTTGAAGTAAGTCAGGTAGGAAAACCTGAAATTAAGATGGAAAACTTTAAGATGCATTATAGTGATAAGCCAATTGCAGTCTTTATGAAAATTCCAGATTCAGATGCTTCAAACAACTTGCTAGCTACAATTTTTGTTAATCAATTATATACAGAATTATCACGTCAGTGTCGGCTGGTTCAAGGTGGAAAGACAATTAGACGAGTACAATGTATTTTTGATGAGTTTGGTAGTATGATTCCGCTGCAGAATATGGATCAGATTATGACAGTTTCAGCAGGTCGTAATATTCTATTTACTTTAGTTATCCAGTCTTATGCCCAGCTCTACAGTAAGTATGGCAAAGAAGACGGACAAGTTATTAAAGAAAATTGTCAGAATAAATGTTTGATTATGTCTACTGATTCAGCCACTAACAAAGAATTTTCAGAAGCTTGTGGCAATAAAACGATTGAGACAAGCAATATTTCTAAAGATCAAAATGGTTTAGCCAAAAATGTTAGTGTTAGCGTAGATAAAGTACCGTTGATACTACCAGAACGATTAGAACATTTAGCTGGCGGTGAAAGATTAGTTTTGAGACCTTTAACAAGAATGAATAAATGGGGCTGGGCGGTAGTTTCACATCCTATTTTTAACACAGGAAAAACATTAATGCCGTTTGCACATACATTCTTAACTGATGACTTTAATCCTAAAACTAATCCAGATTTAGTTGAAAAGATTGATGCACACGCCAATATTAATTTAAAAGCATTAGAAATCGATTGGAGCAAATGGTTAACTTGGACTGAGCAAGTTACCAAACAAGATGAAGATGGAAATGCAGTAGTAGAAGAAGAAAATTTGGCTTTGCAGGCGTATAACCAATATCATCAAAGTGACGCAAATGTTCAAGCAACTACTAAAGATGCTAAAGAAGAACAAGAAATGAAGAAGTCTTTAAAGGAAGAAGAAAATCAGATTCCACCATTTATCACGAACTGGTTAACGGAACATGATGGTGATATTAGTGATGGAACAAAACAAGCAATATTGAACGAGGCTATAAAATTAAAAGATGTGCCTGAAGGACAAAAACCAAGTTCAATAGCTTTTGTTAATATCATCTATAAAGATAAAAAATTAGAAGATAAGAACAAGGAAAAGAATGAGTTAACACAGGAATTTAGCCAAAGCTTTAATGAATATTATCAAGATAAGTAG
- a CDS encoding TrbC/VirB2 family protein: MFLAVYTKLTYLFWSGLIGTQAFLNEHPVLLDVWRNINKATGSTEKNLKNIAKGLFIVVIILAGILFAFGNRMSQNAKQLLMYALVGVAIVALAASLVPSFANMFGWNAR, from the coding sequence ATGTTTTTAGCTGTTTATACCAAATTGACCTACTTATTTTGGAGCGGCTTAATCGGTACCCAGGCTTTTTTAAACGAACATCCAGTTTTACTTGATGTTTGGAGAAATATTAATAAGGCTACTGGTAGTACCGAAAAGAACCTGAAGAATATCGCCAAAGGTCTGTTCATTGTCGTTATTATCTTGGCTGGTATTCTTTTTGCTTTTGGTAACAGAATGTCGCAAAATGCAAAGCAATTATTGATGTATGCGCTGGTAGGTGTTGCCATTGTTGCTTTAGCTGCAAGTTTAGTACCATCATTCGCAAATATGTTTGGTTGGAATGCTAGATAG
- a CDS encoding isopeptide-forming domain-containing fimbrial protein: MLDATKLKNTKVIGLAGAALAIVSLGFATSTTVKADNAQMQDLPKGVKAEGAKIPGQYGFRPKIMKGITKVSPFGGTSADWATSSTNTEGKSHSWDAFRLKGNENLKGKIGVYYSNVGSDPVSGKTLDMKITLNDWKINAYKWDHSTDHAKKVALENPYAAFGVDDFEVFTPGDGALAYRVDFIDHDTGKPLKLNTQMTFLDIDGNQWVGFDSSTYSHIDNVYYGDQEGKNWLSYMDKMGKKYIYSDANLHHEALPDGSGTVKSSNLYGGFTTSLSNTDHMNITWVYGTNTGKHAVESQNELLANNGYWQLNDSNYDADAQKNKIGTIASSIWNGNFNHAYLAFGGRAILPDKPLDPKKFVSDKDEGTNVPSEIGGIKSVTHDMLENRYEQYHYQIVHSVPDVRDRFKYSEYRITDNLDNILNIDTGSIRVYNRENQDVTHMFTVTLSSGNNLSVIANGDTLALNDFYRETYKISFDATVKPGKSLKDHADPKHKNQAVIDNQSKVITDNGSADSNIVTTNIPFTNEKDEKFVSYDGLGDTKSLKDVDFGKKYTYRVEATVPDNVDIDYLALKDTIEPEVQNIKGVKVYDYDDKNAAGNAKEITDQGKLEIDNKTGKVSWTANNPANWHGKHLKMFIDTTLINTPKLLDYLNKDNNMIEVPNESHFLFNKEDIPSNITHVTPNTPKASADKKIEVSGDYTSDDIDPTGDGNKNKNTDKDNKRETETLPNDKDE; the protein is encoded by the coding sequence GTGTTAGACGCTACAAAATTAAAAAATACTAAGGTAATCGGCTTAGCAGGAGCGGCTCTAGCAATCGTTTCATTAGGATTTGCTACAAGTACGACTGTTAAGGCTGATAATGCACAAATGCAAGATTTACCTAAGGGAGTCAAAGCTGAAGGTGCTAAAATTCCAGGACAGTATGGTTTTAGACCTAAAATTATGAAAGGAATTACTAAGGTAAGTCCTTTTGGTGGTACTTCTGCAGATTGGGCAACTTCATCTACAAATACAGAAGGTAAATCACACTCTTGGGACGCTTTTAGGCTTAAAGGTAATGAAAATTTAAAGGGTAAAATCGGTGTTTATTATTCAAATGTTGGCTCAGATCCAGTTTCTGGCAAAACACTTGATATGAAAATAACTTTAAATGATTGGAAGATTAATGCTTATAAATGGGATCATTCAACTGATCATGCCAAAAAGGTAGCTTTAGAAAATCCATATGCTGCATTTGGTGTTGATGATTTTGAAGTTTTTACTCCTGGTGATGGTGCCTTGGCTTATCGTGTTGATTTTATTGATCATGATACAGGAAAACCACTAAAATTAAATACTCAAATGACATTTCTCGACATTGACGGTAATCAGTGGGTAGGTTTTGACTCCTCGACTTATAGTCATATTGATAATGTTTACTATGGCGATCAAGAGGGTAAAAATTGGTTATCATATATGGATAAAATGGGTAAAAAATATATTTATTCTGATGCCAACCTTCACCATGAAGCCTTACCTGATGGGTCAGGTACTGTAAAATCTTCTAACCTATATGGTGGATTTACAACTAGTTTATCCAATACAGACCATATGAATATTACCTGGGTTTATGGTACTAATACAGGTAAACATGCTGTCGAATCACAAAATGAATTGTTAGCAAATAATGGATATTGGCAATTAAATGATTCTAATTATGACGCTGATGCACAAAAAAATAAAATTGGAACAATTGCTTCATCAATTTGGAATGGTAATTTTAACCATGCATATTTAGCTTTTGGTGGCAGGGCTATACTTCCAGATAAACCGCTTGATCCTAAAAAGTTTGTGTCAGATAAGGATGAAGGTACTAATGTTCCTAGTGAAATTGGTGGTATTAAATCTGTAACTCACGATATGCTAGAAAATCGTTATGAACAATATCACTATCAAATTGTTCATTCTGTACCAGATGTACGTGATAGATTTAAATATAGTGAATATAGAATTACTGATAATTTAGATAATATTTTGAACATTGATACTGGTTCAATCCGTGTTTATAATCGTGAAAATCAAGATGTTACCCACATGTTCACTGTAACTCTATCCAGTGGCAATAATCTATCAGTAATTGCTAATGGTGATACATTGGCTCTTAATGATTTCTACCGTGAAACTTATAAGATCAGCTTTGATGCTACAGTTAAACCAGGTAAGAGTCTAAAGGATCACGCTGATCCTAAGCATAAAAATCAAGCCGTAATTGATAACCAGTCAAAGGTAATTACTGATAATGGTTCAGCTGATTCAAATATTGTTACCACGAATATCCCGTTCACTAATGAAAAAGACGAAAAATTTGTATCATACGACGGTTTAGGAGATACTAAGTCTCTTAAGGATGTAGATTTTGGTAAGAAATATACTTATCGTGTTGAAGCTACGGTTCCAGATAATGTAGACATTGATTACTTAGCTCTTAAAGATACTATTGAACCAGAAGTTCAAAATATCAAGGGCGTTAAAGTTTATGACTATGATGACAAGAATGCTGCAGGAAACGCAAAAGAAATTACTGATCAAGGTAAACTTGAAATCGATAATAAGACAGGAAAAGTGTCATGGACTGCCAATAATCCAGCAAATTGGCATGGTAAACATTTAAAGATGTTTATTGATACTACTTTAATTAACACACCAAAGCTTTTGGATTATTTGAACAAGGACAACAATATGATTGAAGTTCCAAACGAATCTCATTTCTTGTTCAATAAAGAAGACATTCCAAGTAATATTACTCACGTAACGCCAAATACGCCAAAGGCTTCTGCAGATAAGAAGATTGAGGTTTCAGGCGATTATACCAGTGATGATATTGACCCAACAGGAGATGGGAACAAGAACAAAAACACTGATAAAGATAATAAACGTGAAACTGAAACATTACCTAATGACAAAGATGAATAG
- a CDS encoding isopeptide-forming domain-containing fimbrial protein has translation MKKLSKKQTRELLSALGVVTTLGSVGVGVAVANHNANPNIVKADAAADVKYVSDATFKKGSDIAFDIYYQVPYNVDLKKLVLFDKLEPVFTHNKTRVFDGNTDVTDQFTADFDKGTNTTNMTAKKPQDWVGKKLSMRIETTLQKNANLDRYLDKNTNQYNIPNVGQMIYNDEKIKTPPVYVHTPNDEEPTAIKQVEDKNGQYGEKAKHDAGDEFHYRVQYSIPENGKDISNVVFYDDLEKVLDLEDVKITDDKGNEVTKEGDLKLDKDKESFTWQPSKEYLTQMPKHIYTADITVKLKTDADLSGYLNKATKNYEIPNVAHMKYNNKDIPSNPVKVETPPPAENKVVKSVQGLSGSYHEDKDNVEVGKDYTYKIDYTAGEGQHLTDVEFTDKLEDVLDLEKVVVKNADGKDITTEQGTLKLDEKNESFNWQPNADLVKIMPGKKYTVEVTAKVKDNADLQKYIKNNTIEIPNTAHFKANGKDTPSNTPVVTPKVEEPKTHKGIVKNPSDWAKFFGNKSETSSGQDSDGDGALPKDYQKAQEYVKVDPNTGVWSKANDKVTDKQYEEAVKILQTPYKNPVKSSSQNASEVTTKSPTSKEDLKEIINSSTVDSNQASRGDAVDYLLTFDIGNSQNMKSLVLSDDLENVLDLKNVVIIDSDGNNVTNEGKLVTSDEDESFTWTANDPAKFSRKKLYVAIASNIKPNADVSSYDNSGIPNTGHMQINGQDIPTNVVHTTLNGDPKNPEDPKKDKPNDPSKPDGKTPDPYGNLVNKQVKAESGQWGESDKVQEGKDFDYKVEYTVGDKQDVKSVEFADDLEDVLDLEKVTITDADGNDITSQGELTLDKNTEKFSWKPKADLVGKMGGKKYTANITAKLKKNSKVNGEIPNVANMKVNDRDVKSNTVNVIPPQADKKSPSNVNNPKNPTNSSENPNNPNNPGSNNPGSNNPITGKNGFLPRTGHFMMQHAGWFIAALVAIAGGIGSYLYKTNDDFKEKITGIKNKLIKK, from the coding sequence GCAAACTAGAGAATTACTCTCTGCATTAGGTGTAGTAACTACTCTAGGTAGTGTTGGCGTTGGTGTAGCTGTCGCTAATCATAATGCAAACCCTAATATTGTTAAAGCTGATGCAGCAGCTGATGTGAAATATGTGAGTGATGCTACTTTTAAAAAGGGATCAGATATTGCTTTTGATATTTACTACCAAGTTCCATACAATGTAGATCTAAAGAAATTGGTTCTTTTCGATAAATTGGAGCCAGTGTTTACTCATAATAAAACCAGAGTTTTTGATGGTAATACCGATGTTACTGATCAATTTACAGCTGATTTTGATAAAGGTACGAATACTACCAATATGACAGCTAAAAAGCCTCAAGATTGGGTTGGTAAAAAGTTAAGCATGAGAATTGAGACCACGCTACAAAAGAATGCTAACTTAGACAGGTATTTGGATAAGAATACGAATCAATACAACATTCCTAATGTTGGTCAAATGATCTATAACGATGAAAAGATCAAGACCCCACCTGTTTATGTTCATACACCGAATGATGAAGAACCTACTGCAATTAAGCAAGTAGAGGATAAGAACGGTCAATATGGTGAAAAAGCCAAGCATGACGCTGGTGATGAATTCCATTATCGAGTTCAATATTCAATTCCTGAAAATGGTAAAGACATTAGTAATGTTGTTTTCTATGACGATTTGGAAAAGGTTCTTGATCTTGAAGACGTTAAGATCACCGATGACAAGGGAAATGAAGTTACTAAAGAAGGGGATTTAAAACTTGATAAAGATAAAGAAAGTTTTACTTGGCAACCTTCTAAAGAATATCTAACTCAAATGCCAAAGCATATCTACACTGCAGATATTACTGTCAAGCTGAAGACCGATGCAGATTTAAGTGGTTACTTGAATAAAGCAACAAAGAATTACGAAATTCCTAATGTTGCTCATATGAAGTACAACAATAAAGATATTCCTTCAAATCCTGTTAAGGTTGAAACTCCACCTCCAGCCGAAAATAAGGTAGTTAAGAGTGTTCAGGGACTATCAGGTTCCTATCATGAAGATAAAGACAATGTTGAGGTTGGCAAGGACTATACTTATAAGATTGACTATACTGCAGGTGAAGGGCAACATTTAACCGATGTTGAGTTTACCGATAAGTTAGAAGATGTCCTTGACCTTGAAAAGGTAGTTGTTAAGAATGCCGATGGTAAAGATATTACCACTGAACAAGGTACACTTAAGCTTGATGAAAAGAATGAAAGCTTTAACTGGCAACCAAATGCTGACTTGGTTAAGATTATGCCTGGCAAGAAATATACAGTTGAAGTTACTGCTAAAGTCAAAGACAATGCAGATTTACAAAAGTATATTAAAAACAATACCATCGAAATTCCAAATACGGCTCACTTTAAGGCGAATGGTAAAGACACACCATCAAATACTCCAGTTGTGACCCCAAAGGTAGAGGAACCTAAGACGCATAAAGGAATTGTTAAGAATCCTTCAGATTGGGCAAAATTCTTTGGCAACAAGTCTGAAACTTCCTCAGGGCAAGACTCTGATGGTGATGGTGCATTGCCAAAGGATTATCAAAAGGCGCAGGAATACGTTAAGGTTGACCCTAATACTGGTGTATGGAGCAAGGCAAACGATAAGGTAACAGACAAGCAATATGAAGAAGCTGTAAAAATTCTTCAAACGCCGTACAAGAATCCTGTTAAGTCTTCATCACAAAACGCTAGTGAAGTTACTACTAAATCTCCAACTTCTAAGGAAGATTTGAAAGAAATTATTAATTCTTCAACAGTAGATAGCAATCAGGCTTCACGTGGTGATGCTGTAGATTATCTGTTGACGTTTGATATTGGTAATTCTCAAAATATGAAGTCACTTGTATTAAGTGATGATTTGGAAAATGTGCTTGACTTAAAGAATGTTGTCATCATTGATAGTGATGGCAATAATGTAACTAATGAAGGTAAGCTAGTTACTTCAGATGAAGATGAAAGCTTTACTTGGACTGCTAATGATCCAGCTAAATTCTCACGTAAGAAACTATATGTTGCAATTGCTTCTAACATTAAACCAAATGCAGATGTATCAAGCTATGACAATAGCGGTATTCCTAATACAGGTCATATGCAAATTAACGGTCAAGATATTCCAACTAATGTTGTTCATACTACGCTTAATGGTGATCCAAAAAACCCTGAAGATCCTAAGAAGGATAAGCCTAACGATCCTTCTAAACCAGATGGTAAGACCCCAGACCCATATGGAAACTTGGTAAATAAGCAAGTTAAGGCTGAATCAGGTCAATGGGGTGAATCAGATAAGGTTCAAGAAGGCAAAGACTTTGACTACAAGGTTGAATATACTGTCGGTGATAAACAAGATGTTAAATCTGTTGAATTTGCGGACGACTTAGAAGATGTCCTTGATCTTGAAAAGGTAACCATTACTGATGCTGATGGGAATGATATAACTAGCCAAGGTGAACTTACGCTTGATAAGAATACTGAAAAGTTCTCATGGAAGCCTAAGGCTGATTTAGTAGGCAAGATGGGTGGCAAAAAGTACACTGCTAACATTACAGCTAAGTTGAAGAAGAACTCAAAGGTAAATGGTGAAATTCCAAACGTTGCAAACATGAAAGTTAATGATAGAGACGTTAAGTCAAATACTGTTAATGTAATTCCACCACAAGCGGATAAGAAATCACCAAGTAATGTCAATAATCCTAAGAACCCTACAAATAGCTCAGAGAATCCTAACAACCCTAATAACCCAGGGTCAAACAATCCAGGATCAAATAACCCTATTACAGGTAAAAATGGATTCTTACCTAGAACTGGTCACTTTATGATGCAACATGCGGGATGGTTTATTGCCGCATTAGTTGCCATTGCAGGTGGAATTGGTAGTTATCTTTACAAGACAAATGATGATTTCAAAGAAAAGATCACTGGAATCAAGAATAAATTGATTAAGAAGTAA